One Candidatus Eisenbacteria bacterium DNA window includes the following coding sequences:
- a CDS encoding DUF1428 domain-containing protein encodes MPRYVDGFVIPIPKSKLATYRKMAKWGAKTWMKHGALEYFECVGDDLKTPFGLPFPKLAKTKPGETVVFSWIVYKSKAHRDQVNKKVMTEPGMMDMAKSMPFDVKRMSMGGFEVFVEAAAGKRKTAKKAR; translated from the coding sequence ATGCCCCGTTACGTCGATGGATTCGTGATCCCGATCCCGAAGAGCAAGCTCGCCACCTATCGCAAGATGGCGAAGTGGGGCGCGAAGACCTGGATGAAGCACGGCGCGCTCGAATACTTCGAATGCGTCGGTGACGACCTGAAGACGCCGTTCGGCCTGCCCTTCCCCAAGCTCGCGAAGACCAAGCCCGGCGAGACCGTCGTGTTCTCGTGGATCGTCTACAAGTCGAAGGCGCATCGCGACCAGGTCAACAAGAAGGTCATGACCGAACCGGGCATGATGGACATGGCCAAGTCCATGCCGTTCGACGTGAAGCGCATGTCGATGGGCGGCTTCGAAGTGTTCGTCGAGGCGGCGGCCGGGAAGCGAAAGACGGCGAAGAAGGCCCGCTAG
- a CDS encoding sigma-70 family RNA polymerase sigma factor, with protein sequence MTLAASQPAGQVALSAYREWRRSRCDTDFVRFLRSSITDNTSVNMFVLHRTMRVVNKQSIRHALDPAEIAEAVLFELWLKAPEINTTIVGFLSRMIFRRVMDRVRRAARDLDLLELVPGEYFEQRAADEGAAEAEDGLAGEKCARPAADPWEVKLATALNELSEVERYVFMRHNFDGIELKQIAAELRALPNTVVQRHVRAKKNLRVELARLTLSA encoded by the coding sequence ATGACATTGGCCGCAAGTCAGCCAGCGGGGCAAGTCGCCCTCAGCGCCTATCGGGAGTGGCGCCGATCCCGCTGCGACACCGACTTCGTCCGCTTTCTGCGGTCATCAATCACCGACAACACGAGCGTGAACATGTTCGTTCTCCACCGCACGATGAGGGTGGTCAACAAACAGTCGATCCGTCACGCGCTGGATCCTGCGGAGATTGCCGAGGCCGTTCTCTTTGAGCTGTGGCTCAAGGCGCCGGAAATCAACACCACCATCGTGGGATTCTTGTCTCGGATGATCTTTCGCCGCGTAATGGATCGCGTGCGGCGCGCTGCCCGCGACCTGGACCTCCTCGAGCTGGTTCCCGGCGAGTACTTCGAGCAGCGAGCGGCTGACGAGGGCGCGGCGGAGGCGGAAGACGGTCTTGCGGGCGAGAAATGCGCGCGGCCGGCGGCCGACCCCTGGGAGGTCAAACTAGCGACAGCCCTGAATGAGCTCTCCGAGGTCGAGCGATACGTTTTCATGCGTCACAATTTCGACGGCATCGAACTCAAGCAGATCGCGGCTGAGCTGAGAGCCCTACCCAACACGGTCGTCCAGAGGCATGTGAGGGCGAAGAAGAATCTCCGCGTCGAACTCGCCCGCCTGACCCTCTCCGCCTGA